The Candidatus Binatia bacterium genome contains a region encoding:
- a CDS encoding TetR/AcrR family transcriptional regulator encodes MKKKTTRTEPTTRRVRRTAAEARTLILDAAEGRLKAGGPEAIRLQDIAADVGISHPTILHHFESRDGLTRALGLRITERLVGDLVDALSAAPANESSAEHIIEHVFSTLGDSGTARLIAWRALSSESRTEARALLDHVADLLHRRRCEHAETNGLKPPTREDSFFIARLAAAAVLGDSLTGGIWNAGTPEHSQVDARFRRWFAHLLMEHVDKG; translated from the coding sequence GTGAAGAAAAAGACGACGCGAACCGAGCCGACGACACGGCGGGTGCGCCGGACCGCGGCCGAGGCACGCACACTGATCCTCGATGCCGCCGAGGGTCGCCTGAAGGCCGGCGGGCCCGAGGCCATCCGACTTCAGGACATAGCGGCAGACGTGGGCATCTCGCACCCTACTATCCTGCACCACTTCGAGAGCCGCGACGGCCTCACCCGTGCGTTGGGGCTTCGGATCACGGAGCGGCTGGTGGGAGACCTGGTCGATGCGCTGTCGGCAGCGCCCGCGAACGAGAGCTCCGCCGAGCACATCATCGAGCACGTCTTCTCGACTCTCGGCGACAGCGGGACCGCGCGCCTGATCGCCTGGCGCGCGCTCTCCTCCGAGTCCCGCACCGAAGCCCGCGCCCTGCTCGACCACGTCGCCGACCTGCTGCACCGCCGGCGCTGCGAACACGCCGAGACGAACGGGCTCAAACCACCGACTCGCGAGGACTCGTTCTTCATCGCCCGACTGGCTGCTGCCGCCGTCCTCGGCGACTCACTCACCGGCGGAATCTGGAACGCCGGAACCCCCGAGCACAGCCAGGTCGACGCACGCTTCCGACGCTGGTTCGCTCACCTGCTCATGGAGCACGTCGACAAGGGCTAG
- a CDS encoding Coq4 family protein, producing MARQSAQSGRIRPLDALRGIRGLLRDPDDTEKVFDIIDALSGRSLERTFGRFRRTETGARLLAEQPDLVAVLSDRDRLLAMPAGTLGRAYGEFVSREQISADGLIEASERIAERDPSIPEDRYWFGGRLRDMHDLWHVVTGYNRDLVGEASLLAFSYAQIQNPGIGFIVLVAYLRAGSKDIRWARPMIRDGYERGKRAEWLPSQDWEALLSKPLEEVRRDLCVGVPPQYEEVRSEGAPALA from the coding sequence ATGGCTCGACAATCGGCACAAAGCGGCAGGATTCGCCCGCTCGACGCACTTCGCGGAATCCGCGGCCTGCTTCGCGACCCCGATGACACGGAAAAGGTCTTCGACATTATCGATGCGCTGTCGGGCCGCTCGCTGGAGCGTACCTTCGGGCGGTTCCGCCGAACGGAAACGGGGGCGCGCTTGCTCGCAGAGCAGCCGGATCTCGTCGCCGTTCTAAGCGACCGGGATCGGCTTCTCGCGATGCCGGCTGGAACCCTCGGCCGCGCGTATGGCGAGTTCGTGTCGCGCGAGCAGATCAGCGCCGACGGTCTGATCGAGGCGAGCGAGCGGATCGCCGAGCGTGATCCCAGCATTCCCGAAGACCGCTACTGGTTCGGCGGCCGACTGCGCGACATGCACGACCTCTGGCACGTCGTGACCGGCTACAACCGGGATCTGGTCGGCGAGGCCTCCCTGCTCGCGTTCTCCTATGCTCAGATCCAAAACCCGGGCATCGGGTTCATCGTGCTGGTTGCTTACCTGCGTGCGGGCAGCAAGGACATTCGCTGGGCGAGACCGATGATCCGCGACGGGTACGAGCGCGGGAAGCGCGCCGAGTGGCTCCCCTCCCAGGATTGGGAAGCGCTCCTCTCGAAGCCTCTCGAAGAAGTTCGACGAGATCTCTGCGTAGGCGTTCCGCCGCAATACGAAGAGGTTCGGTCCGAGGGTGCTCCGGCGCTCGCCTGA
- a CDS encoding ABC-F family ATP-binding cassette domain-containing protein: MLSIQNLGKEYAGRTLFRDVSMNFHAGQRFGIVGANGSGKSTLLRIIAGEEEASAGSSTLARKARLGVLEQDHFQYDTIPILDVAMRGHRSLWAVMEQKRLLLEGPEEDFDVEKFGEFETYIQENDGYALESLAGDVLEGLGIQSSLHAEPLSVLSGGYKLRVLLAQLLTGSPDVVVLDEPTNHLDILSIRWLERFLCGIKGCALIVSHDHRFLNNVCTHIVDVDYERATLYKGDYDAFALAKVDQRDRKEADIERREREIEGHKKFVERFRSKPTKARQAKSRAKQIDKIEIEELPQSSRRHPTFAFESQRPSGRMVLEVKGISKSFDDNEVLKDVSVRVARGDRVAIIGPNGIGKSTLLKIVMNRLDADAGTTEWGYEAHPGYFAQDHHEILIGKERETLQSWLWDQCALESIGFVRARLAQVLFTKDDAEKRVEHLSGGEGARLVFAKLGVDRPNVLVLDEPTNHLDLEGIEALADAVLGYDGTSLFVSHDRWFVGRVATRIIEIKPDGIVDFAGTYQEYLARCGDDHLDAESVLKKSKDERKARKQNGAKNDRRDGTRG, from the coding sequence GTGCTCTCGATCCAAAACCTCGGCAAGGAATACGCCGGACGCACCCTCTTCCGCGACGTCTCGATGAACTTCCACGCTGGGCAGCGCTTTGGAATCGTAGGCGCGAACGGGTCCGGCAAGTCCACCCTTCTTCGGATCATCGCCGGAGAAGAAGAAGCCAGCGCCGGCTCGTCCACCCTGGCGCGCAAGGCACGGCTCGGCGTTCTCGAACAGGATCACTTCCAATACGACACCATCCCCATCCTCGACGTCGCGATGCGCGGCCACCGCTCGCTCTGGGCCGTGATGGAACAGAAGCGGCTCCTCCTCGAAGGCCCCGAAGAGGACTTCGACGTCGAGAAGTTCGGAGAGTTCGAGACCTACATCCAAGAAAACGACGGCTACGCGCTCGAGTCGCTCGCCGGCGACGTCCTCGAAGGTCTCGGCATCCAGAGCAGCCTCCACGCCGAGCCACTTTCGGTGCTCTCCGGCGGCTACAAGCTTCGCGTTCTTCTCGCGCAGCTCCTGACCGGATCGCCCGACGTCGTCGTCCTCGACGAGCCGACCAACCACCTCGACATCCTCTCGATCCGCTGGCTCGAGCGCTTCCTGTGCGGGATCAAGGGCTGTGCGCTCATCGTTTCGCACGACCACCGCTTCCTGAACAACGTCTGCACCCACATCGTCGACGTCGACTACGAGCGGGCGACGCTTTACAAGGGCGACTATGACGCCTTCGCGCTAGCCAAGGTCGACCAACGCGATCGCAAGGAAGCGGACATCGAGCGACGCGAGCGCGAGATCGAAGGCCACAAGAAATTCGTGGAGCGTTTTCGATCGAAGCCCACGAAGGCCCGCCAAGCGAAGAGCCGCGCCAAGCAGATCGACAAGATCGAGATCGAAGAGCTTCCGCAGTCTTCCCGCCGCCACCCGACGTTCGCCTTCGAATCCCAGCGTCCGAGCGGGCGGATGGTCCTCGAGGTGAAGGGGATCTCGAAGTCCTTCGACGACAACGAAGTCCTGAAGGACGTCTCCGTCCGCGTGGCCCGCGGCGACCGGGTCGCCATCATCGGCCCCAACGGCATCGGCAAGTCGACGCTCCTCAAGATCGTGATGAACCGCCTCGACGCCGACGCGGGGACGACCGAGTGGGGCTACGAGGCCCACCCCGGCTACTTCGCGCAGGACCACCACGAGATCCTCATCGGCAAAGAGCGTGAGACTCTCCAGAGCTGGCTCTGGGACCAGTGCGCCCTGGAGTCGATCGGCTTCGTTCGCGCGCGACTCGCGCAGGTTCTGTTCACGAAGGACGACGCCGAGAAACGAGTCGAGCATCTCTCGGGTGGCGAGGGCGCCCGACTCGTCTTTGCGAAACTGGGCGTGGACCGACCAAACGTCCTCGTACTCGACGAGCCGACCAACCACCTCGACCTCGAAGGGATCGAGGCCCTCGCCGATGCCGTCCTCGGCTACGACGGCACGTCGCTCTTCGTCTCACACGACCGGTGGTTCGTCGGACGCGTCGCGACACGGATCATCGAGATCAAGCCCGACGGAATCGTCGACTTCGCCGGAACCTATCAGGAGTACCTCGCGCGCTGTGGAGACGATCACCTCGACGCGGAATCGGTCCTGAAGAAGTCGAAGGACGAACGGAAAGCCCGCAAGCAAAACGGCGCGAAGAACGACCGGCGCGACGGCACCCGAGGATAG
- a CDS encoding S8 family peptidase codes for MLPLLLAIIAGLAAVPHIACAAESTEIAVLLRDRAGRDADLDLRPLEPAEVELLEAAAAVGLLPTRLQDNGAQVLAVSGGADGPRLRALLAGLRGLPEVVYADRVIRVEEATPPPGGTLDRIIVKLRDPASRDASDAARPMPQEKVRELSRIAGVSLFHERPVSGGAYALRLFQKMPDASVTAIAKRLSQDPSVAYAEPTVRGRFQARPNDPLYADQWPLFDSAGGVNAPGAWKRTRGSADVVVAILDSGIRPEHPDLRGRLLPGYDFVSDVRRSNDFDGRDADPTDPGDATFSAECAIGAPATVSTWHGTHVAGTVGAATDNRTGVAGVDWKARILPVRVGAKCGIDPIDLVDAIRWSAGALEPGVRIADVGPGPATPARILNLSMEFPGACPQSLQDAITDAVAAGALVVAAAGNAGQPAGGFHPANCQGVLVVHGNDAAGAHAAYSNYGDVDVSAPGGSTSMDVRRGILSTVVAGRKTAGAPDYAFKEGTSMAAPMVAGVASLALSVAPDLTPGNLHTLLEATSRPFPVGTGADCSDSGSRSCGAGIVDAGAAVAAAAAVD; via the coding sequence ATGTTGCCTCTTCTACTCGCGATCATCGCCGGTCTCGCGGCCGTTCCGCATATCGCGTGCGCCGCGGAGAGCACGGAGATCGCCGTCCTCCTGCGCGACCGCGCGGGGCGCGACGCGGACCTCGACCTGCGCCCGCTCGAGCCGGCCGAGGTTGAGCTTCTGGAGGCCGCCGCAGCGGTCGGTCTCCTGCCGACCCGGCTGCAGGACAACGGGGCACAAGTCCTGGCGGTATCGGGCGGCGCCGATGGTCCGCGCCTTCGTGCCTTGCTCGCCGGCCTGCGAGGCTTGCCCGAGGTCGTCTACGCGGATCGAGTCATCAGAGTGGAGGAGGCGACCCCGCCGCCGGGTGGGACGCTCGATCGCATCATCGTGAAGCTCCGGGATCCGGCCTCGCGCGACGCCTCGGATGCCGCGCGTCCCATGCCGCAGGAGAAGGTTCGGGAGCTCAGTCGGATTGCCGGCGTGTCCCTTTTCCACGAGCGGCCGGTCTCCGGCGGTGCGTACGCACTGCGACTGTTCCAGAAGATGCCCGATGCATCGGTCACGGCCATCGCGAAGCGGTTGTCGCAGGATCCGTCCGTCGCCTACGCCGAGCCGACCGTGCGGGGCCGTTTTCAGGCGCGCCCGAACGATCCTCTGTACGCCGACCAGTGGCCTCTCTTCGATAGCGCCGGCGGCGTGAATGCTCCGGGCGCTTGGAAGCGGACCCGAGGGAGCGCGGACGTCGTCGTCGCGATTCTGGATTCAGGGATTCGGCCGGAGCATCCGGACCTGCGTGGACGGTTGTTACCCGGCTATGACTTCGTGAGCGACGTGCGCCGCTCGAACGACTTCGACGGTCGGGACGCGGATCCGACGGATCCCGGTGATGCGACGTTCTCCGCGGAGTGCGCGATCGGCGCCCCGGCGACGGTCTCTACGTGGCACGGGACGCACGTCGCCGGAACGGTCGGTGCGGCGACCGACAACCGTACGGGCGTCGCCGGGGTTGATTGGAAGGCGAGGATTCTTCCCGTGCGGGTGGGGGCGAAGTGCGGCATCGATCCGATCGACCTCGTCGATGCGATCCGCTGGTCCGCGGGTGCTCTGGAACCCGGTGTCCGGATCGCCGACGTGGGGCCGGGGCCGGCGACCCCAGCGCGCATCCTGAACCTCAGCATGGAGTTCCCCGGTGCCTGCCCTCAGTCGCTGCAGGACGCGATCACGGACGCGGTCGCCGCCGGCGCCCTCGTCGTCGCGGCGGCCGGGAACGCCGGCCAGCCCGCGGGCGGCTTCCATCCTGCCAACTGCCAAGGCGTGCTCGTCGTGCACGGGAACGACGCCGCAGGCGCACACGCGGCGTATTCGAACTATGGCGATGTCGACGTGTCGGCGCCCGGCGGGTCGACGTCGATGGACGTACGGCGCGGAATCCTCTCGACGGTAGTCGCCGGACGCAAGACCGCCGGCGCACCCGACTACGCGTTCAAAGAGGGCACGAGCATGGCGGCGCCGATGGTCGCCGGCGTTGCTTCCCTGGCGCTCTCCGTCGCCCCGGACCTGACCCCCGGGAACCTGCACACTCTTCTCGAAGCCACGTCTCGGCCGTTTCCGGTCGGGACCGGCGCGGACTGTTCCGATTCCGGCAGCCGCTCGTGTGGTGCGGGGATCGTTGATGCGGGGGCGGCGGTCGCCGCGGCGGCTGCCGTGGATTGA
- a CDS encoding PaaI family thioesterase, with protein MLTTEQLQATMKGLFPEVLGVRLMEATEDRIVAEMDPREDLCTLPGRIHGGALMAFADTLGAYGTFLNLPKGAGTTTIESKTNFFASPKFGVPIQAVSTPLHRGRSTMVWQTRMESAGRLVALVTQTQMVLFLEG; from the coding sequence ATGCTGACCACGGAGCAGCTTCAGGCCACGATGAAAGGCTTGTTTCCCGAAGTGCTGGGAGTGCGCCTCATGGAAGCGACGGAGGATCGCATCGTCGCCGAGATGGATCCCCGCGAAGACCTCTGCACGCTACCCGGCCGGATTCACGGCGGTGCGCTCATGGCCTTCGCGGACACGCTCGGCGCTTACGGCACCTTTCTCAACCTGCCCAAGGGTGCCGGCACGACCACGATCGAATCGAAGACGAACTTCTTTGCGAGTCCGAAGTTCGGTGTTCCGATTCAAGCCGTCTCGACACCACTGCATCGCGGCCGAAGCACGATGGTGTGGCAGACGAGAATGGAATCGGCAGGACGGTTGGTCGCCCTCGTCACGCAGACCCAGATGGTTCTGTTCCTCGAGGGCTGA
- a CDS encoding RNA-binding protein — MAHRPPSNLEDIISAKLFVGNVSFDTTKAELEKLFGDIGEIAEVFLPTDRETGRPRGFAFVEFSDSSAATTATQRFDGFELNGRALRVNEAQERRPRTPSFNPNQGGPDFGGPSPFGGGGGGGGGGGSGGPGGPRGGAGKPKGSRRNLRRKKRSL, encoded by the coding sequence GTGGCCCATCGGCCACCATCGAACCTGGAGGACATCATTAGCGCAAAACTGTTTGTTGGGAACGTGAGCTTCGACACGACGAAGGCTGAGCTCGAGAAACTGTTCGGAGACATCGGCGAGATCGCCGAGGTCTTTCTCCCCACGGACCGCGAAACCGGTCGACCTCGTGGGTTCGCTTTCGTGGAGTTCTCGGACTCGTCCGCAGCTACCACTGCGACGCAGCGCTTCGACGGCTTCGAGCTGAACGGTCGCGCGCTACGCGTGAACGAAGCGCAGGAACGTCGCCCCCGTACCCCCTCCTTCAATCCGAACCAGGGAGGACCCGACTTCGGCGGCCCCTCACCGTTCGGTGGTGGTGGCGGTGGTGGCGGTGGTGGTGGTAGCGGCGGTCCAGGTGGACCGCGCGGTGGTGCCGGTAAGCCCAAGGGCAGCCGACGCAACCTTCGCCGCAAGAAGCGTAGTCTCTGA
- a CDS encoding DUF3313 family protein: MRGISQTDEQTLANSLHGLLYRVLAKDWQMATARGPNTLRFQVALTQLDGSDVVLNVGSTAASGRSA, translated from the coding sequence GTGAGGGGCATTTCACAGACCGACGAGCAGACGCTGGCGAACAGCTTGCATGGTCTGCTGTACCGCGTTCTCGCAAAGGACTGGCAGATGGCCACTGCGCGGGGGCCCAATACGCTCCGTTTCCAGGTGGCGCTCACCCAACTCGACGGCAGTGACGTCGTCTTGAACGTGGGGTCGACGGCCGCATCGGGCAGAAGCGCCTGA